A segment of the Lycium barbarum isolate Lr01 chromosome 7, ASM1917538v2, whole genome shotgun sequence genome:
ATATTCAGCAGAGTTCATGTATTAAATGAATTTCTGGATTTACTACGCTTTTTTGATTAATTTCTAGCATTGGAACTTGTGCACTGGGATTCAGTGTTAAGTGAAATCAGCCTTGTCTGTTGGAACTTTTCATGTGGAAGGTTGGGTTTGCTTTGTTAAATTGACTTCAGTGGTGAAAAGACATTATCAGTACAGATATTTTACTTCTTAATCCATGGTCTTCAACATTTGACATTTGTAATCCATTAATACTAGAAAATATTTCCATAAAAAACCTTTGTATCCGATATTATTGTATGATTATCGGATGTCACCTTTATGTGCTAGAAAATGATTGTCCAAGTCAAACATTGCTCAAGAAAAACATTTCCTTCAATACTAAGTAGACCGGTGATGCGAAATTACTGGGCAGTAAGAGTTCATTCAAGAATGGGTATTGTATTAGGTGCTAAGAGAACTTTCTGACAAAAACCTGAGGTAGTGATGTGAAAGCGAAAATGTGTTTTGTTGGTGTAATATTTAACAATACTAGCATGTGATGCCTTTTTTTTCCCCATAATTTAGTGTTGtagagtgaattttttttttttttgtatcgaGGCTGATGTGGCTCAAAAAACTTTTTACTTCCGAACTTGCTTGGTATCGTAGTAGTTAGTGGATATAGAGGCAACACGATGTTGGTGTTGTTTGCTGGCTGCACTTGTGgaattacattgggtatgttgtatGGTTCGAGCGCATATCCCCTCCTGTGTTCTTACCACTAAATCAAAGTCGGGATACTTTTAATCTTGTCTTGCCTTTTGTTTTTTCGCAACCTCAGGAGTTACTGAGGATTATTCTTGTGCTTGTTCTCATTTGAAGGGCCTGTTTTGAAATCTGCCAAGCGTATATGTTTGTTTCTCTTCTAAATTATAGCTTCTTCTTTGGTTTTCTTTCAACTGTTAGTTTCTCTcttatttaaaaagaaaaaataattatttgtcaATTAGGCAGGACTAATGTAAAACAACATATTCATTATAATTCCACATGTGGGGTTTGAGGAGGGTATTGTGTATACTGACCTTGCCCCTCTAAAACCCCACCTTTTGGAGGTAGAGAGGTTTTCGATTGGCTCAAGGAAAGCAATTCAAAACAGTTTTGAAAAAAGAAATATGAAAGTTGAAGAAACATGACAAATAATAAGGATAGAACATTTTGAAAGAGGAACAGAAACAATAGCTAAATATTGCGGTAACTAAAGCACAAGAAACATGTAGTGGTAGAAACCGAAGAACAAGAAGCTATGAGAACAATACTAGTCCACTATTGATAAGAAAAGAGAAGTAGATACTGCGTTTCAAACTACCACCAAACGTTTCCTAACAACGCTCAATTGTTTGCTAACTGTTGACCCTAATCTGACACTTCCATATCTCCTATCTAAAGTGTCATTAGATAATATAATGTAATGATcaaattatgtatatattttgatcGAAAAAGTTTTGGTCTCTGAACTTCGAATTAAGGCGTGGATAATTTATACTCTGGCATGCATCTGAATTGTGCGTGCAATTTGTAGAAAATGTCTCACCTTGACAATTCGTTAATAAGTCCTTCATAGAACAACATTTGAACTAGCAAGGATTTAGGATTATTGTTGTATTTATCTCTACTATAGTAACATGCTTATTAAGTTGAGTATAAGTGGCACAATGTAGACACTAACATGAAAATTTTCAAAACAATGGAGATATTTGGACAAATTCTTACGATCTAAGTGTACAAGCTTTGGTGAATGAAGTTACCGGATACATATTTGTATTGGTGGGAGGCAACATACACCCATGGAATTAGTAAACATTCTTTTGATATAATGAAGATTACCAATTAATAGCATTACTAATAGTCAAATTTCAAATTCAATAGAAGTTTCATTACTAACGGCAATTAAATTAAGAAAGGTGATAGTCGTACTTTTCATGAGCTTAATGATTCTTTACTCGATAATAGAAATCAAAATAGTTAATTGTTATAGGCCAACACTAGTTGGATCTACTTGTGGAACTGATCTTTGCACACAGAATAACAATTCAGAGAAGTAAACATATAGTAAAAGATAAGGTTTGTGCTTAAGAGGAAACCAAAAGTTGgtcttttaaatatttatatCATTCATAATACAAATTTATTGGTTCGGTTTTCGTTGGTTTTGGTCGATTTGACATTCTTCTTGATTTTCTATAAGATTTTCTAATTATGCATCAAAACCTAAAAAATTTCAACggaaaaagaagaacaagattaATGGAAACGTTAACGAAAACAGAAACAAATAAAGAATAAAATGGAGAAGAAGAATCAAAAGCATTAAATACACCATGTTATAAATGGAAAAATCCCAATTATTATTAGTAGTTTAATTTGCATAACGTCGGAATTTGAATTTTTTGTTCTAACGGAATTAAGAAACTGAAGATGAAATCAATACGTGTTGTTACTTCCTTTGTCTTGTATTTCCCTTTTACTTCTTCCTCTTTTCATCCCAAATTacaaggggtcgtttggtagggtgtataaaaatagtactgaatagggtATTAGTATGTTGAAATTAGTAATGTTGAGATTAGTTATGTTGGGAGTAGTTATGCTGACATAATTTTTATCGActtttggtttgttgtattaaataACATGCATAATCTCTAAATATTACTAATAGGGTGTATAGAATCAAGATAGTACTATTAATACTATTTGTATACTTCTAAATAGTACTTATAGGGTGTATTAGAATCAAGATGGTACTAGTCAATACCATGTtttaatatgtataaaaatagtaTTGAATAGGGTCTAAAAGTAATACTGATATTAGTTGTACCAAACTTAAATTTGCAACTCATTATTTTACCTAATACATCCCGACCAAACGATCCTAAGAGTTCAAGTGTTAAACAACTTTAAAAGTTCACTGCTAGAAACTTTCAAAGTTTAAAAAGCAATATTAATGCAAAAATAGAATTTTCTTGAGTGGTGTCCGGCCTAACTTGTGGACGTCTCAGATATTTTTCccgtacttgatatttccaccaTCGTAGGTATCAATTACTCTGCACGCCATAAATAGGCAAAATATTAGTATGCTCTACTTACTAGAAAATATCAAGTATTTTCCCTTTCATGTAGGTAATATCGATAACAGACCAAAATAAAATAATAGTGAAGTTATTGTAGAGGAAGAAATCAAGTCAAATTTTTCCAGCAGACACAAAACAGAATGACCAAGAAAATAGTACtaaaaatatttaagaaaaaataattattGTAAGGTGATCCAACTTTTAAGGGCAAAAATAAATTTCAGacattcaaaattttaatttaatGGTGTCTCCTTATTTTTAGACATTTTCAAAGGTGACCATAGACCAAATTTTAATGGCTGCATACAAATGAATGGTAGaggtttgaaattaacaattctATCTCTTTCAAGACTCTTATAAGTATTTAAGGGTCCTGAAAGAGGGATATAGAAATAGACGTTTTGTTTATTTTGAGATTCCAAGAAAAGTGAAAAAAAGTTTTTAGTAATAAAACACAAAAACAATAAGGAGAGAGACAGAGAGCAAATTTATTTTTGCAAATAAGTCTCtctccattaaaaaaaaaaaaagaaagctcTCTTTCTTATCTTTTCTTCATGTGTTAACAAAATTAGATTTTTTTGCTTCTCTTGGTTCCTCCTATTAAATATTTATCATCATGGCGTCTAATTTATCCTTAGAAGAAATAAAAAATGAGCAAGTTGACCTTGTAAGTTACATCTATAATTCTCCTCACCtcttttcacctttttttttttccttccattTCTTGATTTTTTTACTAAAAGTACCCCACAGGAGGGGTAAAAGTATTCAGTTTCTAGAGTTAGTGAGTTCAGAATATATTTTCTTAACTCTTTTttgcattcatatatacatagttAAGATAAATTAAAAAAAGAGCAAGTTGACCTTGTAACTTACATCCATTCTCATCTCTTTTTCACCACTATTCTTCCATTTCTTGAAAATTTTTTTAACTAATATTACCTGACATGAGGGGGTGATCttctctatatatatgtatatttttcaaatttcttatTGCATAGAATAGATATATAGTTGGATTCGAAAGCAATAAGTTCAGTTAAACACATAAAACCAATCTTGATTGCTTTGGCTCTAATGAGGGGCATGTCACGTAGACCCTATATATTATACATGCACATGCAATTACATATCGAAATAGTTCAGAATTTAAGTAATATTAACTGAtgatataattttttttgaaaatattaaagggcagcccggtgcactaagctcccgctatgcgcggggtccggggaagggccggaccacaagggtctaatgtacgcagccttaccttgcgtttctgcaagaggctgtttgcACGGCTCgaatatttttttgaaataattATTAATGTAATTTTAATGTATGATTTGTGCAGGAAAACATTCCGGTGGAGGAAGTGTTCCAGGCGCTAAAATGTAGCAAAGAGGGGTTGTCATCTGCAGAGGGCCAAAAAAGGCTCGAAATATTTGGCCCCAACAAACTTGAAGAGAAAAAAGTAATTTGTTTTTAATAATATTCATGCTATATTTTAATAAAATCTTGGATTTGAGCTTTAATTATAACCTATGTTTTTGTTAATTGCAGGATAACAAGCTTCTCAAATTCTTGGGGTTTATGTGGAATCCTCTCTCATGGGTTATGGAGTCTGCTGCTATCATGGCCATTGTCTTGGCCAATGGAGGAGTAATGACAATAACACTTGTTCAATTCacttaatttttcatttttactttTGGTGTCAGTATCCGTAATGGAGCCCAATTAAATCTGGATTTGCGCTGGGAAATTCCCACGTTAGGAGCAAAACTCTCTAACAAAGGCGACTCCAAGCACTGGGCCCGACTAAATCTGGATTTGCGCCGGGAAATCCTACATGGACAGGAAAACATTCCCTAACAAAGGCGATTCCTTGGGGCCCGACTAAACCTGATTCTCACCGGAAAGTCCCACATTGGGGGCGACTTGCATAGCTAGGGCTCGAACACAAGACTTTTGGTTAAGAATGAAGGAGTAGTTTACTACTTCTCCAACAcagcctttgttggtattttttcatatttacatGATCAAGTATAGTGTAAGATTTACTAATGGTGAAATCTTGAAAAAAATGCAGGGCAAGCCACCGGATTGGCCAGATTTCGTTGGTATCACAGTATTGCTCGTTATCAACTCCACTATCAGTTTTATTGAAGAAAATAATGCAGGAAATGCTGCAGCTGCCCTTATGGCTAATCTTGCTCCCAAAACTAAGGTACCCCAGAATTCACTATCCCGTAGTCGATGCAGGATTTGAATTTCGTTGGTTCAACCTTTTCGTTCTTACCATTTACACCATTTGACATATACACATGACACTCCGTGTTGAAATTGTATTGTGTTTGGTTGAACCTGATGTTTATATGCTCCATACGCCACTGTCATTATCATTCATGTTTTAGTCCGTGATATTTTATCGATGTTATAGGTAAGGTTACTGATCATAATTTTCGAACAATGTGGCCTTATTCAGATTTTGAGAGATGGAAAATGGCAAGAGGAGGATGCATCAATCTTGGTACCAGGTGATCTGATTAGCATTAAGTTGGGAGATATTGTCCCAGCCGATGCTCGTCTTCTTGAAGGCGATCCTTTAAAGATTGATCAGGCTGCCCTCACCGGTGAGTCCTTACCAGTCACAAAGTTCCCTGGTGCTGAGGTTTTCTCTGGTTCCACTGTCAAGCAAGGAGAAATCGAAGCAGTTGTTATTGCCACTGGTGTTCATACTTTCTTTGGAAAGGCTGCTCATCTTGTGGATAGCACAAACCAAGTTGGCCATTTCCAGAAGGtaaaaagaatgtgttgttgtatattaagtataaatatacatattggatatacatataatatatataatcaatgtaggttttgtatattttggctagcgcccGTAATTTAACTTCGGTCGacaggccaaaaatgaaaaaaaatcccTTTAAAGAATCACTTGGTTCTTGAAAAAGATTGTGATTTGGATTCTAAATTTTGGCTGGATTGTGATGATTAGGTGTTGACTGCTATTGGAAACTTCTGTATCTGCTCTATTGCTGTGGGAATGGTGATTGAGATAGTGGTCATGTACCCGATTCAGAGGCGTAAATACAGAGATGGAATCGACAACTTGCTCGTGTTGCTTATAGGAGGTATCCCAATTGCCATGCCAACAGTCTTGTCTGTGACCATGGCTATTGGATCTCACAGGCTTGCACAGCAAGGTGCCATTACTAAGAGGATGACTGCTATTGAGGAAATGGCTGGTATGGATGTGCTTTGCAGTGACAAAACCGGTACCCTCACCCTCAACAAGCTCACCGTTGACAAAAACTTAATCGAGGTTGGTAATCAGGACAATGttaatacctttttttttttttttttttgcaattattATAGTTATATTTGAGGAAAATGAAAGGCGAAAGTGTTATTAATGCAATGGTGGTTTTAGGTTTTCCCTAAAGACGCGGACAAGGATACAGTTATGTTGCTTTCTGCTAGGGCTTCCAGGGTTGAAAACCAGGATGCTATCGATGCTTGCATCGTTAACATGTTGGGTGATCCCAAGGAGGTAAAATGTTTTTATTTTTAGGTGATATTAGTAGATTTTTTCGCTATTCCAAGAAGTTGTAAAAATGACCTTTTATGTTACTTTGTCACTTTGCAGGCAAGAGCAGGCATCCAAGAGGTTCACTTCTTGCCTTTCAACCCGGTTGAGAAGCGTACAGCCATTACCTATATCGATGACAAAGGGAACTGGCACAGGGCTAGCAAAGGAGCTCCCGAGCAAGTAAGATAGCGTTTCTATGTTTTCCCTTCGCTTCATGTGTTTTCCGTGTTTGTTATCTTATATATCCTTACCATTTGCCAGATCATTGAACTTTGTGAGCTCAAGGGAGAAATCAGGAAGAAGGCCTTAGAAATCATTGACAACTATGCCAACCGTGGTCTTCGTTCCTTGGGTTTGGCAAGACAGGTAAGCTATCATACTGTTAGATGACTTTGTTTGGATTGATGCATCATATCATTGATCGTCGTGAACTAAGCATTTACGTGGTATTTTTTGCAGACTGTACCTGAGAAGACCAAGGAAAGTGAAGGCTCACCATGGGAATTCGTTGGCCTTTTGCCCCTGTTTGATCCTCCAAGGCACGACAGTGCTGAAACTATCCGCAAAGCTCTTGATCTTGGTGTTAACGTTAAGATGATCACTGGTGACCAGCTCGCCATCGGTAAGGAAACTGCCCGTAGGCTTGGCATGGGAACCAACATGTATCCTTCTTCCGCTCTTCTTGGAGAGCACAAGGATGCAGCCATTGCTTCCATTCCTGTCGATGAGCTCATTGAAAAGGCAGATGGTTTCGCTGGAGTCTTCCCAGGTAATTATTAGTATTATCATTGAAATACAATCTAGAAAAGTTTAGCAACTAGAACTATTGacaatataattaagtaaataaaagtgtgctctctttaatagcttaagcttttagatgagatggtcacagACTTCAACAAGAACTAACATAAAGGTTTGATTCTGTATAGAGCATAAATATGAGATCGTGAAGAAGCTCCAAGAAAGGAAACACATCTGTGGTATGACAGGAGATGGAGTGAACGATGCACCAGCGCTCAAGAAAGCAGACATTGGTATCGCTGTGGATGATGCAACAGACGCTGCTAGGAGTGCATCCGATATCGTCTTGACTGAACCAGGTCTTAGCGTCATTGTGAGCGCTGTCTTGACGAGCAGAGCCATCTTCCAGAGGATGAAGAACTACACCATCTACGCAGTTTCCATCACAATCCGTGTTGTGATGGGATTCATGCTCATTGCCCTTATCTGGAAGTTCGACTTCTCGCCCTTCATGGTCCTTATCATTGCCATACTCAATGATGGAACCATCATGACCATCTCTAAGGATAGGGTCAAGCCATCTCCATTGCCAGACTCATGGAAACTCAAAGAAATCTTCGCCACTGGTGTTGTCCTCGGAACCTACCAAGCTATCATGACTGTCGTGTTCTTCTACCTTGCAGCTGACACTGATTTCTTCTCTGTAAGTTATTCtccccataaatttcaacaacaaataaaacaaaatcaTGAACTAAACTAACAAAATTGTCGTATATTTGCAGGAAAACTTCCATGTTAGATCACTCAGAAACTCCCCAACCGAGCTTACAGCTGCACTTTACCTTCAAGTGAGTATCATCAGTCAAGCTCTCATCTTTGTGACCCGATCACGAAGCTGGTCCTTCGTGGAACGTCCTGGCCTTATGCTTGTAGGAGCTTTCCTTGCAGCCCAATTGGTGAGTCTTGGAATATGACAACCTGAATGAATTATTCGACTCAGAGTACTCCGTTTGAATATATATAGCTAACGGTAATTTGTAATTTTCTCCATTTCCTTTCAGGTTGCTACAGTGCTCGCCGTATATGCAGATTGGGAATTTGCAAGGATCAAGGGAATTGGCTGGGGATGGGCAGCAGTTATCTGGATCTACACTATCATTACTTACTTGCCACAAGATGTTCTTAAATTCATCATCCGTTTCGCTTTGAGTGGAAGGGCATGGGATACAATGATCCAAAACAAGGTAAAAACAAGCAACGAATTACCATAACAGGAAAATTTTCCATGCAATTCTGTTCTCGACTAATTAGTGCTTTTTCATTTCTTGAATATATTAGACTGCCTTCACAACCAAGAAAGACTATGGAAGGGGTGAGAGGGAAGCACAATGGGCATTAGCTCAACGTACTCTTCACGGTCTCCAGACACCCGAAAACACTGGCCTATTCAATGACAAGAACTACCGGGAATTGTCTGAGATCGCTGAACAGGCTAAACGTCGCGCTGAAGTTGCAAGGTATATTAAAGATTTTACTTAGAACaaaataagattaaaaaaaaGATGTTAACTCACTTTAATGAACTCTTTTGAGTATaatgctcggactcttcaaaaatgacGACTAGTAcacggatcctccaaaagtagtgcatctTTGGAGGATCTGACATGAGTACaacaacatttttggagagtccgagcaacatagtttTGAGCGACAACATGTTCTTACAAGAACTATATATATTGCAGGCTAAGGGAGCTCCACACACTTAAGGGACATGTTGAATCAGTGGTCAAGCTAAAGGGACTAGATATTGAAACCATCCAACAACACTACACTGTTTAAAGAAGCTGAAATAAATTCAACTTTCTTTTTTCCCCATACAAGGAAGGACATTTTTGCAGCTGGCATTATGTTGGATGAAGAACAAGGGCTAGCTgtgcataaaaaataaaaaataaaaaattatagaaggaaatagaaaataaaagaaaaaaattgtaattagtggttattattttatcttTATAGTTATCCTTTATCATATGTATTCTATTCTATTTTGTTAGAACAAATCCCTTTTTGTCTCCATGATCTTTCAATTTCCTTCTGTTCTTTAGCTGCAAATCAAATAGATGACAGTTAATGAAGACATCAAAAGGGCTGGAAAAATATATAGTTAGGTGTTTGAAGTAGGATCAAAGATGCAATTGTAACACTGTATCAAGTCTTATTGtaaatatattaatatataaataaaataccTACATCAAATATCAAGCATTTCTAACTTTTGGATCTTGTAATGTATGGTTGAAAGTCTTGCTTTGTTCAACTGAAATAACAAGGAAAAGAAAAGCCAAGAGAAAGGGAGAGGAAAGTATTTCAACAGAAAGGTAGAAGAAataaagaccaaaaaaaaaaactaaaaagaaaatttaagaaaataaagaaacttGAAATTTATGGCCTTGCTTGtacaatttaaaagaaaaaaagattaaTTAATATGCAAGTCTTATTGTAAATATATTAATGTATAAATAAAATACTTACATCAAATATCAAGCATTTCTAACTTTTGGATCTTGTAATGTATGGTTGAAAGGCTAGCTTTGTTCAACTAAAAtaacaaaggaaaagaaaagccAAGACAATGGGAGAGGAAAGTATTTCAAGAGAAAGGTAGAaaaaaataaagactaaaagaaACTATAAACAAAATAAAGAAGCATGCAATTTATGGCCTTGCTTGtacattttaaaagaaaaaaggaattaTTTAACCAACCAACTGTGCTTCAACGCTGTATCATCTTAGTTAGATTATATGAATTATTTATATTCCTATCGACCTACTATAATCCTGCTACCTATAGGCCTTTACTAATATAATAGAAAGTAAGACCAGCTTAGGCAAAATTGTTGTGCCCTTGCTTCTTGCCCGCAGAGAGTTAGGATATTTTGTGAGCTCTTTAGCCTAGTGGGAATCTCTACTTTTCAGCCATAATAACGTGATTTATCAACGCATTCAATGGATTCCACAATGAACAGCAAGGGGATGAAAACATGCAACTTCCATTTTCCGATAACACTATCACATGCCAAGCAAAGAAGTGTATATCACCCTCATGCGCAAGGCGCAGCATCTTCTTGAATAGGGAGAGGATTTTCCTAAAACAAATTATGCAGTAAGCAATGTGAAGTCACCCCTACTTCATTTTTTAGGGAGTTGTTGACTAATGACCTAAAATTTCCATGAAACTTTGGAAGCGTGAGCAACCATTCGGGCACGAGATAACAATATAATGACAGGGACTGACTGATCCGGTCGAGTGATCTCAGGGGTTTAGAGGTGCTTCTCTTGTTGCGATTACCTCTCTACTATTTGAAAGGTAAAGGCCCACCGGTGAGAGACAAATGCTTCCATGAATGAATTATTAGGGTTTGAAGCAGTTAATATTTTTTGAAATTCACATAGACGAATTTACAAAAGAAGggaacataattttttttttttaaaaaaaagaataaaaaggcAAATGATGCTTGAACTTAATTAAACATGAAGGAAAGAGAAAACCTCTAGTTGGAACGCAATAGAGATCAAAGCATCCTCTCTTATATGTTAAAAAATCAATGTGTTTTTCTTGCTAAAAAATTCCGAATTTTAATTATGTGCGTGGGGTTTAGGCATTCCTGATCAATGCAGCTTTAAAAACAATTGAATTTGAGAGTAATCAACCAAATCTTAATCATCTCTATAAGACTATAACCATGATTTAATTACCATCAATATGGTGCTTAAGGTTCTTCAGTAATAAGCCATACAAAAACATATAGGTAAACTACAAAAACATGGCCTGTTAAACAGATATCTTGGTTCTAAAATTAGTAACTGATTTACATTGATACACAACGTCAAAATTTTGCAGTTAAAGTCGAATAAAACTATCATTTCCCTCCAGAAAGGAAGTGAACATGTTGGAGAGACCACTAAACTACTTCTATACAACAACTAGTAA
Coding sequences within it:
- the LOC132603048 gene encoding ATPase 8, plasma membrane-type isoform X1, producing MASNLSLEEIKNEQVDLENIPVEEVFQALKCSKEGLSSAEGQKRLEIFGPNKLEEKKDNKLLKFLGFMWNPLSWVMESAAIMAIVLANGGGKPPDWPDFVGITVLLVINSTISFIEENNAGNAAAALMANLAPKTKILRDGKWQEEDASILVPGDLISIKLGDIVPADARLLEGDPLKIDQAALTGESLPVTKFPGAEVFSGSTVKQGEIEAVVIATGVHTFFGKAAHLVDSTNQVGHFQKVLTAIGNFCICSIAVGMVIEIVVMYPIQRRKYRDGIDNLLVLLIGGIPIAMPTVLSVTMAIGSHRLAQQGAITKRMTAIEEMAGMDVLCSDKTGTLTLNKLTVDKNLIEVFPKDADKDTVMLLSARASRVENQDAIDACIVNMLGDPKEARAGIQEVHFLPFNPVEKRTAITYIDDKGNWHRASKGAPEQIIELCELKGEIRKKALEIIDNYANRGLRSLGLARQTVPEKTKESEGSPWEFVGLLPLFDPPRHDSAETIRKALDLGVNVKMITGDQLAIGKETARRLGMGTNMYPSSALLGEHKDAAIASIPVDELIEKADGFAGVFPEHKYEIVKKLQERKHICGMTGDGVNDAPALKKADIGIAVDDATDAARSASDIVLTEPGLSVIVSAVLTSRAIFQRMKNYTIYAVSITIRVVMGFMLIALIWKFDFSPFMVLIIAILNDGTIMTISKDRVKPSPLPDSWKLKEIFATGVVLGTYQAIMTVVFFYLAADTDFFSENFHVRSLRNSPTELTAALYLQVSIISQALIFVTRSRSWSFVERPGLMLVGAFLAAQLVATVLAVYADWEFARIKGIGWGWAAVIWIYTIITYLPQDVLKFIIRFALSGRAWDTMIQNKTAFTTKKDYGRGEREAQWALAQRTLHGLQTPENTGLFNDKNYRELSEIAEQAKRRAEVARLRELHTLKGHVESVVKLKGLDIETIQQHYTV
- the LOC132603048 gene encoding ATPase 8, plasma membrane-type isoform X2 gives rise to the protein MWNPLSWVMESAAIMAIVLANGGGKPPDWPDFVGITVLLVINSTISFIEENNAGNAAAALMANLAPKTKILRDGKWQEEDASILVPGDLISIKLGDIVPADARLLEGDPLKIDQAALTGESLPVTKFPGAEVFSGSTVKQGEIEAVVIATGVHTFFGKAAHLVDSTNQVGHFQKVLTAIGNFCICSIAVGMVIEIVVMYPIQRRKYRDGIDNLLVLLIGGIPIAMPTVLSVTMAIGSHRLAQQGAITKRMTAIEEMAGMDVLCSDKTGTLTLNKLTVDKNLIEVFPKDADKDTVMLLSARASRVENQDAIDACIVNMLGDPKEARAGIQEVHFLPFNPVEKRTAITYIDDKGNWHRASKGAPEQIIELCELKGEIRKKALEIIDNYANRGLRSLGLARQTVPEKTKESEGSPWEFVGLLPLFDPPRHDSAETIRKALDLGVNVKMITGDQLAIGKETARRLGMGTNMYPSSALLGEHKDAAIASIPVDELIEKADGFAGVFPEHKYEIVKKLQERKHICGMTGDGVNDAPALKKADIGIAVDDATDAARSASDIVLTEPGLSVIVSAVLTSRAIFQRMKNYTIYAVSITIRVVMGFMLIALIWKFDFSPFMVLIIAILNDGTIMTISKDRVKPSPLPDSWKLKEIFATGVVLGTYQAIMTVVFFYLAADTDFFSENFHVRSLRNSPTELTAALYLQVSIISQALIFVTRSRSWSFVERPGLMLVGAFLAAQLVATVLAVYADWEFARIKGIGWGWAAVIWIYTIITYLPQDVLKFIIRFALSGRAWDTMIQNKTAFTTKKDYGRGEREAQWALAQRTLHGLQTPENTGLFNDKNYRELSEIAEQAKRRAEVARLRELHTLKGHVESVVKLKGLDIETIQQHYTV